One window of the bacterium genome contains the following:
- a CDS encoding M23 family metallopeptidase: MKNFLYISLIGFILFLPLLIKSGNKERFLGIEKKELLASLMIESHNVPIPKLEEKQSKNRVVYTTYITKTGDTLWSISRKFGLNLSTLISVNNLTTNVIKEGISLKIPSQKGIVHKVKSGQTLWDIARTFNVSLNKIREVNGISTSLIRPGEKIFLPGANLTQEIALAQNLSDNFVKPILGRITSGFGYRFHPILRRYCFHPGIDVAAPYGSSIKSAAPGKVIFAGWKSGYGRCVIIKHNNTYKTLYAHLSRIFVHQGQLVEKKESIGAAGDSGFTTGTHLHFEVLKNNRPIDPRTLIY; this comes from the coding sequence ATGAAGAATTTTCTTTACATTAGCCTTATAGGTTTTATTTTATTTCTTCCCCTTCTTATTAAATCAGGGAACAAAGAAAGATTTCTTGGGATTGAAAAGAAAGAGCTTCTTGCTTCTTTAATGATTGAGAGCCATAATGTCCCTATTCCAAAATTAGAAGAAAAACAAAGCAAAAACAGGGTTGTCTATACAACCTACATAACCAAAACAGGGGATACCCTCTGGTCAATCTCAAGGAAATTTGGGCTAAACCTTTCTACGCTAATAAGCGTAAATAACCTGACAACCAATGTAATAAAAGAGGGAATTAGCCTTAAGATTCCAAGCCAAAAAGGAATAGTCCATAAGGTAAAAAGCGGCCAAACCCTATGGGATATTGCAAGAACATTTAATGTTTCTTTGAATAAGATAAGAGAGGTAAATGGGATTTCAACCAGCCTAATAAGACCAGGGGAGAAGATATTTCTTCCTGGTGCAAATTTGACCCAGGAAATAGCCCTTGCCCAAAATCTTTCTGATAATTTTGTTAAACCCATTCTTGGTCGCATTACCTCTGGCTTTGGCTATAGATTCCATCCCATCCTTAGAAGATATTGTTTTCATCCAGGCATTGATGTGGCAGCCCCTTATGGAAGTAGCATAAAATCAGCAGCTCCTGGAAAGGTTATCTTTGCCGGATGGAAATCCGGCTATGGCAGGTGTGTAATTATAAAGCATAACAATACATACAAAACATTGTATGCCCATCTTTCAAGAATCTTTGTCCATCAGGGGCAGTTGGTTGAAAAAAAGGAATCTATTGGAGCAGCGGGTGATTCAGGGTTTACCACAGGAACCCACTTACATTTTGAGGTCTTAAAGAACAATAGACCCATAGACCCACGCACACTAATCTACTAA